From the genome of Methylomonas sp. UP202, one region includes:
- the trpB gene encoding tryptophan synthase subunit beta, with translation MTDKYQMPDARGHFGPYGGIFVAETLMPAITELNEAYQRYIQDPEFVAELDADLRDYVGRPSPLYHAQRWSQHLGGAQIYLKREDLNHTGAHKVNNTVGQALLAKRMGKTRIIAETGAGQHGVATATVAARLGLECVVYMGAVDVARQALNVYRMKLLGATVVPVESGSKTLKDALNEALRDWVTNIDNTFYIIGTVAGPHPYPAMVRDFQAVIGREARQQCLAQAGKLPDALVACVGGGSNAIGLFYHFIDDAGVKMYGVEAAGDGIATGRHSAPLSAGRPGVLHGNRTYLMADDDGEIIETHSISAGLDYPGVGPEHAWLKDTGRAEYPNITDDEALEGFHALTRMEGIIPALESSHALAYTMKLAPTMAKDQVIIVNLSGRGDKDMHTIMQREGISL, from the coding sequence ATGACAGACAAGTACCAAATGCCGGACGCCCGGGGCCATTTCGGGCCTTACGGCGGTATTTTCGTGGCGGAAACGCTGATGCCGGCGATTACCGAGCTCAACGAAGCCTATCAACGCTATATTCAAGACCCCGAATTCGTTGCCGAGCTCGATGCGGACTTGCGCGATTACGTCGGCCGGCCGTCGCCGCTGTACCATGCCCAGCGCTGGAGCCAACATCTGGGCGGCGCTCAAATTTATCTGAAGCGCGAAGATCTGAACCACACCGGCGCTCATAAGGTCAACAATACCGTCGGCCAGGCCTTGCTGGCTAAGCGCATGGGCAAGACCCGCATCATCGCCGAAACCGGCGCCGGCCAGCATGGCGTCGCGACCGCGACCGTCGCGGCGCGGCTGGGTTTGGAGTGCGTGGTCTATATGGGCGCCGTCGATGTCGCCCGCCAAGCCTTGAACGTGTATCGGATGAAATTGCTCGGCGCCACCGTGGTGCCGGTCGAATCAGGCTCGAAAACCCTGAAGGACGCCTTGAACGAAGCCCTGCGCGATTGGGTGACCAATATCGACAATACCTTCTATATCATCGGCACCGTGGCGGGTCCTCACCCGTATCCGGCGATGGTTAGAGACTTTCAGGCCGTGATCGGCCGCGAAGCCCGTCAGCAATGTCTCGCCCAAGCCGGTAAATTGCCGGACGCCTTGGTGGCTTGCGTCGGCGGCGGTTCCAATGCGATTGGCTTGTTTTATCACTTTATCGACGATGCCGGCGTCAAGATGTACGGTGTCGAAGCGGCCGGCGACGGCATCGCCACCGGTCGCCACTCCGCGCCGTTGTCGGCCGGACGGCCCGGCGTGTTGCACGGTAACCGCACCTATCTAATGGCCGACGACGATGGTGAAATCATCGAAACCCATTCGATTTCGGCCGGTCTGGATTATCCCGGCGTCGGACCCGAGCATGCTTGGCTGAAGGACACCGGCCGCGCGGAATATCCCAACATCACCGACGACGAAGCCTTGGAGGGCTTCCACGCCTTGACCCGGATGGAAGGCATCATTCCGGCATTGGAGTCCAGCCACGCCCTGGCCTACACGATGAAATTGGCGCCGACGATGGCTAAGGACCAAGTGATCATCGTCAATTTGTCCGGCCGCGGCGATAAGGACATGCACACCATCATGCAACGCGAAGGAATTAGCTTATGA
- a CDS encoding phosphoribosylanthranilate isomerase: MRTRVKICGFTRVDDALDAAGLGVDAIGLVFYPLSPRHVEIGAAAAIARALPAFVSVVGLFVDAEPDWIRSVLGQVRIDCLQFHGDETPEACRIYDKSYIKAVRMRPESDLDGLQRQYPDAAGLLLDAYHPGLPGGSGQRFDWDLIPASRHLPVILAGGLTPDNAGDAVRAVRPYALDVSSGVEAGKGVKDAAKMADFIRTTNLATLEL; this comes from the coding sequence ATGCGGACCCGCGTTAAAATTTGCGGATTTACCAGGGTAGACGACGCGCTTGACGCGGCTGGATTGGGGGTCGATGCGATCGGCTTGGTGTTTTATCCACTCAGCCCTCGCCACGTCGAGATCGGGGCGGCCGCCGCGATAGCCAGGGCTTTGCCGGCCTTCGTTTCGGTGGTCGGCTTGTTTGTCGACGCGGAACCTGACTGGATTCGAAGCGTATTGGGCCAAGTTCGGATCGACTGCCTGCAATTTCACGGCGACGAAACGCCGGAGGCTTGCCGAATCTACGACAAATCTTACATCAAGGCAGTGCGGATGAGGCCTGAAAGCGATCTCGACGGCTTGCAGCGCCAATACCCGGATGCGGCCGGGCTGTTGTTGGATGCTTATCATCCGGGTTTGCCGGGCGGTAGCGGCCAGCGCTTCGATTGGGATTTGATTCCGGCCAGCCGGCATCTGCCTGTGATTCTGGCCGGCGGATTGACGCCGGACAATGCCGGCGACGCGGTGCGAGCGGTGCGGCCTTATGCGCTGGATGTCAGCAGCGGCGTCGAGGCGGGTAAGGGTGTCAAGGACGCGGCGAAAATGGCTGACTTTATAAGAACGACCAACCTAGCGACATTAGAATTATGA
- the trpA gene encoding tryptophan synthase subunit alpha, with product MSRLAAKFAELKASGRKALIPFITAGDPYPEFTVPLLHEMVAAGADVIELGVPFSDPMADGPVIQRASERALAHHVGLRKVLTMAMEFRKTNQVTPLVLMGYLNPIEIMGYEGFANAVQRADVDGVLTVDLPPEESDECVKLLRERGVDQIFLLAPNTTAERIQKMHAVGSGYLYYVSLKGVTGAGHLDTADVEDKLQLIKANTDLPVGVGFGVKDAETAKTIANIADGVVVGSALISKIEANLDDPEQARREIIGLLKSMRQAMDS from the coding sequence ATGAGCCGTTTAGCCGCCAAATTCGCCGAACTGAAGGCGTCCGGCCGCAAGGCCTTGATTCCGTTCATTACCGCCGGCGATCCTTATCCCGAATTCACCGTGCCCTTGCTGCACGAGATGGTCGCCGCCGGCGCCGACGTGATCGAACTCGGCGTGCCGTTTTCCGATCCGATGGCCGACGGTCCGGTGATACAGCGAGCCAGCGAACGCGCCTTGGCCCACCATGTCGGTTTACGCAAGGTATTGACGATGGCCATGGAATTTCGCAAAACCAATCAAGTCACGCCGCTGGTGTTGATGGGCTATTTGAATCCTATCGAAATCATGGGCTACGAAGGCTTTGCCAACGCGGTACAGCGTGCCGACGTGGACGGCGTTTTGACCGTCGATTTGCCGCCGGAGGAGTCCGATGAGTGCGTCAAACTGTTGCGCGAGCGGGGCGTCGATCAAATCTTTTTGTTGGCGCCGAATACCACCGCCGAGCGCATTCAAAAGATGCACGCGGTCGGTAGCGGTTATTTGTATTACGTATCGTTGAAAGGCGTGACCGGCGCCGGCCATCTGGATACCGCCGACGTCGAGGATAAATTGCAATTGATCAAAGCGAACACCGACCTGCCGGTTGGCGTCGGCTTCGGCGTTAAGGATGCCGAAACCGCGAAAACCATCGCCAATATCGCCGACGGCGTGGTGGTCGGCAGCGCGTTGATCAGCAAGATCGAGGCGAATCTCGACGATCCCGAGCAGGCCCGGCGTGAAATCATCGGCTTGTTGAAGTCCATGCGCCAAGCGATGGACAGTTAA
- the accD gene encoding acetyl-CoA carboxylase, carboxyltransferase subunit beta, whose protein sequence is MSWFEKLVPSVIRTESTPKRTSVPEGLWSKCPRCDAILFNAELVKNFHVCPKCSHHLRISARARLDIFLDEGERVEIGAGLKPSDPLKFKDSKSYKDRIKQAQKQSNENDALVTMRGKLMGEGIVAAAFDFGFMGGSMGSVVGERFVRGINESLRTGFPFIVFTASGGARMQESLYSLFQMTKTSAALTKLAEAGIPYISFMTDPTMGGVSASLAMLGDINAAEPEALIGFAGPRVIEQTVREKLPEGFQRSEFLREHGAIDMIIDRREMREKIASILAMLCVGRSTGAAPGGESYADSGDAGAGQG, encoded by the coding sequence ATGAGTTGGTTTGAAAAATTAGTTCCCTCGGTGATTAGGACCGAAAGTACCCCGAAACGTACCTCTGTGCCCGAAGGCTTGTGGAGTAAGTGTCCGCGTTGCGATGCAATCTTGTTCAACGCCGAATTGGTCAAGAATTTCCATGTGTGCCCGAAATGCAGCCACCATTTGCGCATTTCGGCGCGTGCCCGTCTGGATATCTTTTTGGATGAAGGCGAGCGCGTCGAAATCGGCGCCGGCCTGAAACCCAGCGATCCTCTGAAATTCAAGGACAGCAAGAGTTACAAGGACCGCATCAAACAGGCGCAAAAACAAAGTAACGAAAACGATGCATTGGTGACGATGCGCGGCAAACTGATGGGCGAGGGCATCGTCGCGGCGGCTTTCGACTTCGGTTTCATGGGCGGCTCGATGGGTTCGGTGGTTGGCGAGCGTTTCGTGCGAGGCATTAACGAAAGCTTGCGCACCGGTTTTCCGTTCATCGTGTTCACCGCCAGCGGCGGGGCGCGGATGCAGGAGTCGCTGTATTCGTTGTTTCAGATGACTAAAACCAGCGCGGCGTTGACCAAATTGGCCGAGGCCGGGATTCCCTATATCTCGTTCATGACCGATCCGACGATGGGTGGCGTGTCGGCCAGTCTGGCCATGCTCGGTGATATCAACGCGGCCGAACCGGAAGCTTTGATCGGTTTCGCCGGTCCTCGCGTGATCGAGCAGACCGTTCGGGAAAAACTGCCGGAAGGATTTCAGCGTAGCGAATTCTTGCGCGAGCACGGCGCGATCGACATGATTATCGACCGACGGGAGATGCGCGAAAAAATTGCATCGATACTGGCGATGCTATGCGTCGGCCGTTCGACTGGGGCGGCGCCGGGCGGCGAAAGTTATGCCGATTCCGGAGACGCCGGAGCGGGCCAGGGGTAG